In one Neobacillus sp. CF12 genomic region, the following are encoded:
- a CDS encoding LysR family transcriptional regulator, whose amino-acid sequence MELRQLRYLIEVAERQHVTEAADNLNVAQSAVSYQITKLEEELGVKLLEKVGRNIKITQVGKIFLQFAKSALDTLEEGKEKVEEYLNPLGGTLHIGYPSSLSIYWLPTLISAYKEVAPNVNFHLRHGSYAYLINAVKKGEIDLAFLGPVPMKEPDLEAKILFMENIVALLPEHHPLADRKSLYLSDLRTDRFVLFPDGYVLRKIAVDACHEAGFQPNIASEGEDMDALKGLVSAGIGVSLLPESTFYDSVPRFTVKVPIEMPKAMRTVGIITPKHREIAPSEKNFYQFLIQYFSRLEQYKL is encoded by the coding sequence TTGGAACTTCGTCAATTACGCTATTTAATCGAAGTTGCGGAACGGCAGCATGTTACAGAGGCAGCTGATAATTTAAACGTGGCACAATCTGCCGTTAGTTATCAAATTACCAAGCTAGAAGAGGAGCTGGGAGTTAAGTTATTAGAAAAGGTTGGGAGGAACATTAAGATTACACAGGTCGGAAAAATCTTTTTGCAATTTGCTAAAAGTGCTTTAGACACATTAGAAGAAGGAAAGGAAAAAGTAGAAGAATATCTCAATCCACTAGGAGGAACGCTTCATATTGGATATCCTTCAAGTCTTTCTATCTATTGGCTTCCAACTCTTATTTCAGCTTATAAGGAAGTTGCGCCTAATGTTAATTTCCATTTGCGGCATGGCTCGTATGCCTACTTAATCAATGCGGTTAAAAAAGGTGAAATCGATTTAGCCTTTCTCGGCCCAGTCCCTATGAAGGAACCTGATCTTGAGGCTAAGATTTTATTTATGGAAAATATCGTTGCCTTGCTTCCTGAGCATCACCCCTTGGCGGATAGAAAAAGTCTCTATTTAAGTGACTTGCGAACCGATCGATTCGTCTTATTTCCAGATGGGTATGTCCTTCGAAAGATTGCTGTAGATGCTTGTCATGAGGCTGGCTTTCAACCGAACATTGCATCTGAAGGGGAGGATATGGATGCTCTAAAAGGACTTGTTTCCGCAGGAATCGGCGTTAGCCTATTACCTGAAAGTACTTTCTATGACTCTGTTCCCCGGTTCACCGTCAAAGTACCGATAGAAATGCCAAAAGCAATGCGTACAGTTGGAATTATTACTCCGAAACACCGAGAAATTGCACCATCCGAAAAGAATTTCTATCAATTCCTTATCCAATATTTCAGCAGGTTGGAACAATATAAATTATAG
- a CDS encoding response regulator transcription factor, which translates to MKKPLILIADDEIRLGKLVSDFLVNSGFGVLTATDGKQAINLFIEYRNKIDLIILDVMMPQMDGWKVLKEIKSISSVPIIMLTAKAEESDQLTGFKLGANDYVTKPFSPSVLVARVENLLKRTGKIGGEKIISRNLSIDLIEHAAYIDERPIEMTPKEFDLLVYFIQNEGIALSRDNILNAVWNHDYFGDLRTVDTHVKQLRAKLGVFSYYIETVRGIGYRMRCKAEDVDKG; encoded by the coding sequence GTGAAAAAACCATTAATACTTATCGCTGATGATGAAATAAGGCTGGGAAAACTTGTTTCCGACTTTCTAGTAAACTCCGGATTTGGAGTGTTGACTGCAACTGATGGGAAGCAGGCAATTAACCTCTTTATAGAATATCGAAATAAAATTGATCTCATTATCCTAGACGTAATGATGCCGCAAATGGATGGTTGGAAAGTTTTAAAAGAAATAAAAAGTATATCCTCGGTTCCGATTATCATGCTTACTGCAAAAGCGGAAGAATCTGACCAATTAACGGGATTCAAACTTGGTGCAAACGATTATGTAACCAAACCATTTTCCCCAAGTGTTCTCGTTGCTAGAGTTGAAAATCTATTGAAAAGAACCGGGAAAATCGGTGGTGAAAAAATTATATCAAGAAATCTTTCAATCGATTTAATTGAACATGCAGCCTATATTGATGAACGACCTATTGAAATGACTCCAAAAGAATTCGATTTGTTGGTATATTTCATTCAAAATGAAGGAATTGCGTTATCAAGGGACAACATATTAAATGCAGTTTGGAATCACGATTATTTTGGTGACCTTCGAACGGTGGATACTCATGTTAAACAGCTGCGAGCTAAACTTGGTGTATTCAGTTATTATATTGAAACTGTCCGAGGAATTGGATACAGAATGAGGTGCAAGGCTGAGGATGTCGATAAGGGTTAA
- a CDS encoding C39 family peptidase, producing MKLKIIILILVMGILIGVNYAQAQKSESSTTTEIRNEIEETNQEQLTNISDSNSVASSSDTILNTDEIQVVSQVQDGKVVNVPHIRQMPELPRGCEVTSLAMLLQYAGVSVDKMTLANEITTIPFRDSNGLNGNPNDGFVGDIYSFDNPGYGVYHAPIAALAETYLPGRIIDLTGESIESVYNMIENSSPVWVITNSRFSQLPESEFTTWQTASGEIQITYREHSVLVVGYDENNVYLNDPLADQPYTAVPRDSFEESWIQMGKQAISYQ from the coding sequence TTGAAGTTAAAAATAATTATTCTAATACTCGTCATGGGAATACTCATAGGCGTGAATTATGCGCAAGCACAAAAATCAGAATCTAGCACTACTACAGAAATAAGAAATGAAATAGAGGAAACAAACCAAGAACAACTTACGAATATATCTGATTCAAATTCGGTTGCATCATCTTCTGATACAATACTGAATACGGACGAAATTCAAGTTGTAAGTCAGGTGCAGGATGGAAAAGTAGTTAACGTTCCGCATATCCGACAAATGCCTGAATTACCACGTGGCTGCGAAGTTACGAGTCTAGCAATGCTCCTTCAGTATGCGGGTGTTTCTGTGGACAAAATGACGCTTGCAAACGAAATTACCACCATTCCTTTTCGTGATTCGAACGGATTAAATGGAAATCCAAATGATGGATTTGTTGGGGATATCTATTCGTTTGATAATCCTGGATATGGCGTTTACCATGCCCCGATTGCAGCTTTAGCTGAAACCTATTTACCAGGGAGAATTATAGATTTAACAGGCGAAAGTATTGAGTCTGTTTATAATATGATAGAAAATAGTTCTCCTGTTTGGGTCATTACAAATTCAAGATTTTCTCAGCTGCCAGAAAGTGAATTTACCACTTGGCAAACAGCATCCGGGGAAATTCAAATTACCTATCGTGAGCACAGTGTATTAGTGGTAGGCTATGACGAAAATAATGTGTATCTAAACGATCCGTTAGCAGATCAACCATATACTGCCGTTCCAAGAGATAGTTTTGAAGAATCATGGATTCAAATGGGAAAGCAAGCTATTAGTTATCAATAA
- the gltD gene encoding glutamate synthase small subunit, with product MGKPTGFMEYSREKVGERDPLIRLNDWKEYSVPFSDEKLRIQGARCMDCSVPFCHTGMEIQGATSGCPIHNLIPEWNDLVYRGRWKEALDRLMKTNNFPEFTGRVCPAPCEGSCTLAISDPAVTIKNIEQAIIDKGFENGWITPKIPRSRTGKKVAIIGSGPAGLAAADQLNQAGHSVTVFERADRPGGLLMYGIPNMKLEKEVVERRVRLLTQEGIDFVTNTEVGKDVTAAELQAQFDAVILCTGAQKQRDLVIDGRGAKGIHFAMDYLSLATKSLLDSNFEDGKFINVEDKDVIVIGGGDTGADCVATALRQKAKSVVQFGKHPQLPGERTAENLWPAYPNVFTMDYAYKEAETKFGEDPRQYSIQTKKIVADENGNLKELHTIQMEKLKDEEGRYYFKEIPGTEKVWPAQFVFIAIGFEGTEQPLLSHFGVEAVNQKVAAKYGEFKTNVKGVFAAGDARRGQSLIVWAINEGREVAQEVHKYLIG from the coding sequence ATGGGGAAACCAACTGGATTTATGGAATATTCTCGCGAAAAAGTGGGGGAAAGAGATCCACTGATACGCTTAAATGATTGGAAGGAGTATAGTGTTCCTTTTTCTGATGAAAAGTTACGAATACAGGGAGCGCGGTGCATGGATTGCTCCGTTCCCTTCTGTCATACCGGGATGGAGATTCAAGGAGCCACATCAGGCTGCCCGATTCACAACCTGATTCCAGAATGGAATGATCTAGTGTATCGCGGCCGTTGGAAAGAAGCACTCGACCGGTTGATGAAAACAAATAATTTTCCTGAGTTTACAGGAAGGGTTTGTCCGGCGCCATGTGAAGGTTCATGTACACTCGCGATTTCCGACCCTGCGGTAACAATCAAGAATATTGAACAAGCAATCATCGATAAAGGTTTTGAGAACGGATGGATCACACCAAAGATTCCAAGGTCCCGAACTGGAAAGAAAGTCGCCATTATTGGTTCAGGTCCTGCAGGTTTGGCAGCTGCTGATCAGCTTAATCAAGCTGGTCACTCGGTAACGGTTTTTGAACGTGCTGACCGCCCTGGTGGTTTGCTGATGTATGGAATTCCGAACATGAAGCTTGAAAAAGAAGTTGTAGAACGTCGTGTTCGTTTATTGACACAGGAAGGCATTGACTTTGTTACGAATACAGAAGTGGGTAAAGATGTCACAGCTGCAGAACTTCAAGCACAGTTCGATGCCGTCATCCTTTGTACAGGAGCCCAAAAGCAGCGGGATTTAGTAATTGATGGCCGTGGAGCAAAAGGAATTCACTTTGCCATGGATTATTTATCCTTAGCGACTAAAAGTCTATTAGATTCGAACTTTGAAGATGGTAAATTTATTAATGTAGAAGATAAAGACGTTATCGTTATCGGTGGCGGGGACACAGGTGCCGATTGCGTGGCAACAGCGCTTCGTCAAAAAGCCAAGAGCGTCGTGCAGTTCGGCAAGCATCCGCAATTACCAGGTGAACGTACAGCTGAAAATTTATGGCCAGCTTATCCGAACGTTTTTACCATGGATTATGCGTATAAGGAAGCAGAAACCAAATTTGGGGAAGATCCACGCCAATACTCAATTCAAACAAAAAAAATTGTCGCCGATGAGAATGGAAATCTTAAAGAGCTACACACTATCCAAATGGAGAAGTTAAAGGATGAAGAAGGTCGTTATTATTTTAAAGAAATCCCAGGAACTGAAAAAGTATGGCCAGCTCAGTTTGTGTTTATCGCAATCGGCTTTGAAGGTACTGAACAGCCTTTATTAAGCCATTTCGGTGTGGAGGCAGTCAACCAAAAGGTTGCTGCAAAGTACGGTGAGTTTAAAACCAACGTAAAAGGAGTGTTCGCTGCAGGCGATGCCAGAAGAGGTCAAAGCCTCATCGTTTGGGCAATCAATGAAGGCCGTGAAGTCGCACAGGAAGTTCACAAATATTTGATTGGATAA
- a CDS encoding M15 family metallopeptidase produces the protein MKRNWIKWLLFLVVLGISTIFIFRENETKPSKATGIKQDQNVPLPTELHPIIKERSDQLVQQAAKKGIVILITDGFRSVEEQNTIYEQGRTAEGSIVTNAKGGESYHNYGLAIDFALETPSGDVIWDRQYDGNQNGKSDWSEVVKMAKSLGFEWGGDWKDFKDYPHFQMDFGLTIADLQNGQRPDESSSVAETQ, from the coding sequence ATGAAAAGAAATTGGATTAAATGGTTACTTTTTCTAGTTGTTCTAGGGATTAGTACTATTTTTATATTTAGAGAAAACGAAACCAAACCGTCTAAAGCAACAGGCATTAAACAAGACCAAAATGTGCCTCTGCCAACGGAACTCCATCCAATAATAAAGGAACGAAGTGATCAATTAGTCCAACAAGCAGCCAAAAAGGGCATTGTAATTTTGATTACTGACGGTTTTCGCAGTGTAGAGGAGCAGAACACGATTTATGAACAGGGACGTACAGCAGAGGGTAGTATTGTCACGAATGCAAAAGGTGGAGAATCCTATCATAATTATGGGCTTGCGATTGATTTTGCACTTGAAACTCCTTCAGGTGATGTTATTTGGGATCGGCAATATGATGGCAATCAAAATGGAAAGTCCGATTGGTCGGAAGTGGTGAAAATGGCAAAGTCATTAGGATTCGAGTGGGGCGGAGATTGGAAAGATTTTAAAGATTATCCACATTTCCAAATGGACTTTGGACTGACCATTGCAGATTTGCAGAATGGGCAAAGGCCGGATGAATCATCTAGCGTAGCGGAAACGCAGTGA
- a CDS encoding glycerol-3-phosphate dehydrogenase/oxidase, with the protein MTFSTLKREEQLKTISEEEYDLLIIGGGITGAGIALDASLRGMKVALIDMQDFAAGTSSRSTKLVHGGLRYLKQFQVGLVAEVGKERAIVYENGPHVTTPEWMLLPLHKGGTFGPLSTSIGLRVYDYLAGVKKSERRSMLSRDETISKEPLIKREGLKGGGYYVEYRTDDARLTIEVIKAAFENGANLINYVKAEEFIYQNEVIIGIKAKDMFTNKVVDIHAKKVVNAGGPWVDSIRKKDYARNNKQLRLTKGVHLVMDQTVFPLRQAVYFDTPDGRMVFAIPRDGKTYVGTTDTFYGEDATRPKMNEEDREYILNAIHFMFPEVKVTHKDIESSWAGVRPLIYEEGKDPSEISRKDEIWEGESGLITIAGGKLTGYRKMAESVVDLIAKRLGEKGQVFKESQTKAYPISGGNVGGSKGFQHYISLKEQEALEFGFTKEEGRRLVQMYGSNVNTIFQYAKTFDAVENTKLTKNVYAQLMYSIDHEMAATPADFFIRRTGALFFNIEWVRTWKNEVIAFMEDILGWNKEQTALYKEELEKELTDAVTPADFRHKKVI; encoded by the coding sequence ATGACATTTTCAACTTTAAAAAGAGAAGAACAGCTTAAAACTATATCGGAAGAAGAATATGACTTGCTTATAATTGGTGGAGGCATCACAGGGGCAGGCATCGCATTGGATGCTTCCCTTCGAGGAATGAAGGTTGCTCTGATAGACATGCAGGACTTTGCGGCTGGCACATCTAGCCGTTCAACAAAACTAGTTCATGGAGGATTAAGGTACTTAAAACAATTTCAAGTGGGATTGGTTGCAGAAGTTGGGAAAGAGAGAGCCATCGTCTATGAAAATGGCCCACATGTCACCACCCCAGAATGGATGCTCCTTCCTCTGCATAAAGGCGGAACATTTGGTCCCTTAAGCACGTCAATCGGTTTACGCGTTTACGATTATTTAGCTGGGGTAAAAAAATCCGAACGTCGAAGCATGCTTTCACGGGATGAAACCATATCAAAAGAGCCGCTTATAAAAAGAGAAGGACTCAAGGGTGGAGGATATTATGTTGAATACCGTACCGATGATGCCCGCCTAACAATTGAAGTCATAAAGGCTGCCTTTGAAAATGGAGCGAATTTAATTAATTATGTAAAAGCCGAGGAGTTTATTTATCAAAATGAAGTGATAATTGGTATCAAAGCTAAGGATATGTTTACAAACAAGGTAGTAGACATTCATGCGAAAAAGGTGGTAAACGCAGGAGGTCCCTGGGTTGATAGTATTCGTAAAAAGGATTACGCAAGGAATAACAAGCAGCTCCGTCTTACAAAAGGTGTTCACCTTGTAATGGATCAGACTGTCTTCCCGCTCCGCCAAGCTGTATATTTTGACACTCCAGACGGACGGATGGTGTTCGCCATTCCCCGTGACGGGAAAACCTATGTGGGAACAACGGATACGTTTTATGGTGAAGACGCAACTCGTCCAAAAATGAATGAGGAAGACCGTGAATATATATTAAATGCCATACATTTTATGTTCCCGGAGGTAAAGGTTACGCACAAAGACATCGAATCGAGTTGGGCAGGCGTTCGTCCATTAATCTACGAAGAAGGAAAGGATCCTTCAGAGATTTCCCGTAAAGATGAAATATGGGAAGGAGAGAGTGGTCTAATTACAATCGCTGGTGGAAAGCTAACTGGATATCGGAAGATGGCTGAATCGGTCGTAGATTTGATTGCAAAACGACTTGGTGAAAAAGGGCAAGTCTTTAAAGAATCTCAAACAAAGGCATACCCTATTTCAGGAGGGAATGTCGGAGGTTCTAAAGGATTTCAGCACTATATCTCCCTTAAAGAGCAGGAAGCATTGGAGTTTGGATTCACCAAGGAAGAAGGACGCCGGCTAGTCCAAATGTACGGTTCAAATGTGAATACAATTTTCCAGTACGCCAAGACATTTGATGCGGTAGAAAACACAAAGTTAACAAAGAACGTTTATGCGCAATTAATGTACTCCATTGATCATGAAATGGCCGCAACTCCTGCAGATTTCTTTATTCGTCGCACAGGTGCTCTATTTTTTAATATCGAATGGGTCCGTACATGGAAGAATGAGGTTATAGCCTTTATGGAAGACATTTTGGGGTGGAATAAGGAACAAACCGCCCTCTATAAAGAAGAGTTGGAAAAAGAGTTAACTGACGCAGTTACTCCTGCCGATTTTCGACATAAAAAGGTCATATGA
- the gltB gene encoding glutamate synthase large subunit: protein MTFHQLPKAQGLYRPEFEHDACGIGLYAHIKGISTHDIVAKGLKMLCQLDHRGGQGSDPLTGDGAGLMVQIPDLFFRKECSTINFPEKGKYGVGMLFFSKNDGEREAIESYINKMVELEGHRVLGWRTVPVNTESIGITAQESCPVIRQLFVADNEKGADSLAFERKLYVIRKLAEKWAMASGFRFYFASLSSRTIVYKGLLTPEQVDQFYLDLQDENFVSAFALVHSRFSTNTFPSWERAHPNRYLIHNGEINTLQGNIHWMKARESQFVSAAFGADLKKVLPILDTDGSDSSILDNALEFLVLAGRKPAHAAMMLVPEPWSENPHITEEKRAFYEYHSTLMEPWDGPSAISFTDGKQIGAILDRNGLRPARYYVTDDDYIIFSSEVGVIDIEPEKVLYKERLRPGKMLLIDLEEGRIISDEEIKSQLAQELPYQQWLNDQLVQLEDREESEGENLADLLVLQKAFGYTYEDIQKYILPAVSEGKDPLGAMGNDMPLAVLSDRPQNLFNYFKQLFAQVTNPPVDAIREAIVTSAISYLGAEGNLLHPSAENCRRIQLETPILTNIQLEEIKTSESFKSNVIDILFTENLEKSLNEICRQADKAIAGGTSLIILSDRKMNATEVAIPSLLAASTLHQHLIREGLRTKASIIIETGEVREVHHFAVLLGYGVDAINPYLAFATYQQAIREGTMPFSYQEAVKKYIYAMTEGVVKVMSKMGISTVQSYRGAQIFEAVGISSDVIDTYFTGTVSQLGGIGLDTIAKEANLRHREAYSELADKTLESGSNFQWRHDGEHHAFNPGTIHTLQWACRNGDYELFKKYSTQANEERLGFLRNLFTFNGTRPSVPMEEVESVDSIVRRFKTGAMSFGSISKEAHETLAIAMNRLGGKSNSGEGGEDSSRFGIDENGDNRGSAIKQVASGRFGVKSHYLVNAEELQIKMAQGAKPGEGGQLMGTKVYPWVADVRGATPGVSLISPPPHHDIYSIEDLAQLIHDLKNANRDARISVKLVSKGGVGTIAAGVAKAVADVIVISGYDGGTGASPKTSIQHAGLPWELGLAEAHQTLMLNGLRERVVLETDGKLMTGKDVVMAALLGAEEFGFATAPLVVLGCVMMRVCHLDTCPVGIATQNPELRRKFTGEADYIVNFMRFIAQEVREIMAELGFRTVEEMVGSTDVLTVSERAKAHWKAQHLDLTALLYKPEGQRTFKRPQNHRINESLDIKEILPAVQPALQQGTPVDLSFPITNINRVVGTIVGSEISKQYGEDGLPEDTITLRFTGSAGQSFGAFVPKGMTLHLTGDANDYVGKGLSGGKIIVRADEHTKIASGENVIAGNVAFIGSTSGEAYINGRAGERFAVRNSGVNVVVEGIGDHGCEYMTGGRVVVLGDVGKNFAAGMSGGIAYVLAEDKNAFKHLCNQELIEFESVSTAEEQDELKQLIENHFRYTQSVKASCVLENWKECVRKFVKVIPKDYKRMIHLIEEQKLAGLSEEEAVMSAFLANSSTKPKPSKQQEAANR, encoded by the coding sequence ATGACGTTTCATCAACTACCAAAAGCACAAGGTCTCTACCGTCCAGAATTTGAACATGATGCTTGTGGAATCGGCTTGTATGCTCACATAAAAGGAATCTCCACACATGATATTGTGGCAAAAGGGCTAAAAATGCTTTGTCAATTGGATCATCGCGGCGGGCAGGGAAGTGACCCGCTAACAGGCGATGGCGCGGGACTTATGGTTCAAATACCGGATCTATTTTTCCGCAAAGAATGTTCAACGATAAACTTTCCTGAAAAAGGGAAATACGGTGTGGGGATGCTGTTTTTCTCAAAGAATGATGGTGAACGCGAAGCAATTGAATCATATATCAATAAAATGGTCGAACTAGAGGGGCATAGGGTGCTTGGCTGGAGAACGGTTCCGGTCAATACTGAATCAATAGGGATAACGGCGCAGGAAAGTTGTCCTGTCATTCGCCAGTTGTTTGTTGCTGACAACGAAAAAGGTGCGGATTCACTAGCGTTTGAACGCAAATTATACGTAATTCGCAAACTTGCCGAAAAATGGGCAATGGCTTCAGGATTTCGTTTTTATTTTGCTAGTCTTTCGAGCAGAACGATTGTTTACAAAGGGCTATTAACGCCTGAACAAGTAGATCAGTTTTATTTGGATTTGCAGGATGAGAATTTTGTCTCTGCGTTTGCATTAGTGCATTCACGCTTTAGTACAAACACCTTTCCAAGCTGGGAAAGAGCACATCCTAACCGTTATTTAATTCACAATGGTGAGATAAATACACTTCAGGGAAACATTCATTGGATGAAGGCGCGAGAAAGTCAATTTGTATCAGCGGCGTTTGGAGCGGATTTGAAAAAAGTACTGCCAATCCTCGATACAGATGGAAGTGATTCTTCCATTTTAGACAATGCGCTGGAATTTTTAGTGCTTGCCGGCCGAAAACCTGCGCATGCAGCCATGATGCTTGTTCCTGAGCCATGGTCTGAAAATCCTCATATCACTGAAGAAAAGCGAGCTTTCTATGAATACCACAGTACATTAATGGAGCCATGGGATGGGCCGTCAGCTATTTCTTTTACGGACGGCAAACAAATTGGAGCTATTTTGGATCGGAACGGTCTTCGTCCGGCCCGGTATTATGTTACAGACGATGACTACATTATTTTTTCATCAGAGGTTGGTGTCATTGATATAGAGCCGGAAAAAGTATTGTACAAAGAGCGCCTGCGTCCTGGAAAAATGCTTTTGATTGATTTAGAAGAAGGACGAATAATCTCCGACGAGGAAATAAAATCACAGTTGGCACAGGAGCTGCCATATCAGCAATGGTTAAATGATCAACTTGTTCAACTGGAAGACAGAGAAGAGTCTGAGGGAGAAAATTTAGCAGATTTACTTGTCCTTCAAAAAGCCTTTGGATATACGTATGAAGATATTCAAAAATATATCCTTCCAGCAGTATCTGAGGGCAAAGATCCGCTTGGAGCGATGGGAAATGATATGCCTCTTGCAGTTTTATCAGACCGGCCACAAAACTTGTTTAACTACTTTAAGCAATTATTTGCACAAGTAACCAATCCGCCGGTTGACGCGATTCGTGAAGCAATTGTTACTTCCGCCATTTCCTATTTAGGAGCAGAAGGGAATTTACTTCATCCATCGGCAGAAAATTGTCGTCGGATTCAGTTGGAGACACCAATCCTTACTAATATTCAACTTGAAGAAATTAAGACCAGCGAATCATTTAAAAGCAATGTAATCGACATCTTGTTCACAGAGAATTTAGAGAAGAGCCTTAATGAAATTTGCCGTCAAGCAGACAAAGCAATAGCAGGCGGTACCAGTTTAATTATCCTATCAGACCGAAAAATGAATGCAACAGAGGTAGCCATTCCATCTTTATTGGCAGCGAGCACCCTGCATCAACATTTGATTCGTGAAGGATTAAGAACGAAAGCAAGTATTATTATTGAAACAGGGGAAGTAAGAGAAGTACACCATTTTGCGGTGCTGCTTGGATATGGTGTTGACGCAATAAACCCTTATCTTGCGTTCGCTACCTATCAACAAGCAATCAGGGAAGGTACGATGCCGTTCTCTTATCAAGAAGCGGTTAAGAAGTATATTTATGCCATGACTGAGGGTGTAGTGAAGGTCATGTCCAAAATGGGAATTTCAACCGTGCAGAGCTACCGTGGTGCGCAAATTTTTGAAGCAGTCGGAATCAGTTCTGATGTTATTGACACTTACTTTACTGGCACGGTTTCCCAACTTGGGGGAATTGGTTTAGATACAATTGCCAAAGAAGCGAATCTTCGACACAGGGAAGCTTATAGTGAATTGGCTGATAAGACATTAGAATCAGGAAGTAACTTCCAATGGAGACATGATGGAGAACACCATGCCTTTAATCCTGGAACCATCCATACATTGCAATGGGCTTGCCGTAACGGTGATTATGAATTATTTAAAAAATACTCGACACAGGCAAATGAAGAAAGACTTGGTTTCTTACGCAACTTATTTACCTTTAACGGAACACGTCCATCTGTGCCGATGGAAGAAGTAGAATCCGTTGATTCAATCGTCCGACGCTTTAAAACAGGAGCGATGTCGTTCGGATCTATCAGTAAGGAAGCGCATGAAACATTAGCGATTGCCATGAACCGCTTAGGTGGAAAAAGCAATTCCGGTGAAGGCGGGGAAGATTCAAGCCGGTTTGGTATCGATGAAAATGGTGACAACAGAGGAAGTGCGATTAAACAGGTTGCTTCTGGCCGTTTTGGTGTAAAGAGTCATTATCTTGTTAATGCCGAAGAACTGCAAATTAAAATGGCACAAGGTGCAAAGCCTGGTGAAGGCGGCCAGTTGATGGGTACAAAGGTTTATCCATGGGTTGCCGACGTTCGTGGAGCAACGCCAGGAGTCAGCTTAATTTCACCGCCGCCGCACCATGATATTTACTCCATTGAAGATTTGGCACAGTTGATTCATGATTTGAAAAATGCCAATCGTGATGCTCGTATTAGCGTAAAGCTTGTTTCAAAAGGCGGTGTCGGAACCATTGCTGCAGGTGTTGCAAAAGCAGTAGCCGATGTTATTGTTATCAGTGGTTATGATGGCGGAACGGGTGCATCGCCAAAAACGAGCATTCAGCACGCCGGATTGCCGTGGGAACTTGGTTTAGCAGAGGCACACCAAACGCTTATGCTGAATGGTTTGCGCGAGCGGGTTGTGCTTGAAACAGATGGGAAATTAATGACTGGCAAGGACGTTGTTATGGCGGCTTTGCTCGGAGCAGAGGAATTTGGTTTTGCAACCGCACCGCTGGTTGTTCTGGGCTGCGTCATGATGCGTGTATGTCATTTGGATACATGTCCAGTTGGAATTGCTACTCAAAACCCTGAGCTTCGCAGAAAGTTCACGGGTGAAGCGGATTATATCGTTAACTTTATGCGTTTCATTGCACAAGAAGTGCGTGAGATTATGGCTGAGCTTGGTTTCAGAACTGTTGAGGAAATGGTCGGGAGCACAGATGTATTAACGGTAAGTGAGCGGGCAAAAGCACATTGGAAGGCGCAGCATTTAGATTTAACTGCATTGCTTTACAAGCCTGAAGGACAGCGCACCTTTAAACGTCCACAAAATCATAGAATTAACGAATCGCTTGATATCAAAGAAATTCTTCCAGCTGTTCAACCAGCTTTGCAGCAGGGGACACCGGTAGATTTAAGTTTCCCTATTACGAATATCAATCGTGTGGTTGGAACCATCGTTGGAAGTGAAATTTCCAAACAGTATGGTGAGGACGGTCTTCCGGAGGATACCATTACCTTACGCTTTACCGGTTCTGCCGGACAAAGTTTTGGTGCCTTTGTACCGAAAGGCATGACACTCCATCTTACCGGGGATGCCAACGATTATGTAGGTAAAGGTCTATCTGGCGGAAAAATTATCGTCAGAGCAGATGAGCATACCAAAATTGCTTCAGGCGAAAATGTCATCGCAGGAAATGTCGCTTTTATCGGGTCAACAAGCGGTGAGGCTTATATTAACGGTCGTGCTGGGGAACGTTTTGCTGTTCGTAACAGCGGGGTAAATGTAGTGGTTGAAGGAATTGGTGACCATGGCTGTGAGTATATGACTGGCGGACGAGTGGTTGTCTTAGGTGATGTTGGCAAAAACTTTGCAGCAGGAATGTCTGGCGGTATTGCCTACGTTTTAGCAGAAGACAAGAATGCATTTAAGCATTTGTGTAATCAAGAATTAATTGAATTTGAATCCGTATCAACTGCTGAAGAGCAGGATGAGCTAAAACAGTTAATCGAAAACCATTTCCGTTACACGCAAAGTGTAAAGGCTAGCTGTGTTCTAGAGAACTGGAAAGAATGTGTGAGAAAATTTGTCAAGGTCATTCCAAAGGATTATAAACGGATGATTCATTTGATTGAAGAGCAAAAATTAGCAGGATTATCGGAAGAAGAAGCAGTAATGAGCGCCTTTTTAGCGAATTCCTCTACAAAACCAAAACCATCTAAACAGCAGGAAGCTGCAAACCGCTAA